Proteins co-encoded in one Armatimonadota bacterium genomic window:
- a CDS encoding 4-hydroxythreonine-4-phosphate dehydrogenase PdxA: MAALIVTLGDPTGIGPEVLARALATPPATPLLVVGDLRTWEEASRRVGTSAVLRPVPADRPGVLEGGRVPFLDVPPADRGWTSGQVSPAAGRAAAQWLEVAVRLALADDGRAVAFAPLNKQAIIRAGYPVRDEYELCAQLVGVRDHDEVNVIPHPAGPQGRLLWAARVTGHLPFREIVGRLSAARVLRAIRLVHRVAVATSAGLPRVAVAALNPHAGEGGLLGDEEERLIAPAVAAAAAEGIAATGPVPADHVFRRACAGEFDAVVAMYHDQAQIATKLLGFDRGVSVGVGYPFVLTTPSHGTAHDIAGTGRADPRPMQQALDLAVRLRPVVLTQDARGDAP, encoded by the coding sequence ATGGCTGCACTCATCGTGACGCTGGGAGACCCGACCGGCATCGGACCGGAGGTACTGGCCAGGGCGCTGGCGACACCGCCCGCGACGCCCCTGCTGGTCGTGGGGGACCTGCGGACCTGGGAAGAGGCGTCCCGGCGGGTGGGGACGTCGGCGGTGCTCCGGCCGGTGCCGGCAGACCGCCCCGGCGTCCTCGAGGGTGGCCGCGTTCCCTTTCTCGACGTCCCGCCGGCCGACCGCGGCTGGACCTCAGGGCAGGTCAGCCCGGCGGCGGGCCGCGCGGCGGCGCAGTGGCTGGAGGTGGCGGTGCGGCTGGCGCTGGCGGACGACGGCCGCGCGGTCGCCTTCGCCCCGCTGAACAAGCAGGCGATCATCCGCGCCGGGTATCCGGTGCGCGACGAGTACGAGCTCTGCGCGCAGCTGGTGGGGGTGCGCGACCACGACGAGGTGAACGTGATCCCGCATCCGGCCGGGCCGCAGGGCCGGCTGCTCTGGGCAGCGCGGGTCACCGGGCACCTGCCGTTCCGGGAGATCGTCGGGCGTCTGAGCGCCGCGCGGGTCCTGCGCGCGATCCGGCTCGTCCACCGCGTGGCCGTCGCCACGAGTGCGGGCCTCCCCCGGGTGGCGGTGGCCGCCCTGAACCCGCACGCCGGCGAGGGCGGGCTGCTGGGTGACGAGGAGGAGCGCCTCATCGCGCCGGCGGTGGCAGCGGCCGCGGCCGAGGGCATCGCCGCGACCGGGCCGGTGCCCGCGGACCACGTCTTCCGGCGCGCGTGCGCCGGGGAGTTCGACGCGGTGGTGGCGATGTACCATGACCAGGCCCAGATCGCCACCAAGCTGCTGGGGTTCGACCGGGGCGTGTCGGTGGGGGTGGGGTACCCGTTCGTGCTCACCACGCCCTCGCACGGGACCGCGCACGACATCGCCGGGACGGGCCGTGCCGACCCGCGGCCGATGCAACAGGCGTTGGACCTGGCCGTGCGGTTGCGGCCGGTGGTACTCACGCAGGACGCCCGGGGCGACGCCCCTTAA
- a CDS encoding ABC transporter ATP-binding protein — MTAPIIEVRDVYKVFVPRGGRERRAFVALRDVALTIEAGRFVSFVGPSGCGKSTLLNMIAGLVRPTDGEVRYRGAPVDGVNTDVGYITQDDNLLPWRTLQENVELALEFRGVPAPERRRRAAQYIARVGLAGFEHHYPHELSGGMRKRAALIRTLIYEPSVVLMDEPFGPLDAQTRVIMQDELLRLWEGSGKTIVFVTHDLVEAIALSDEIALFSRAPGTIKRVYRVPLPRPRDVFHIHAAPHFPAFYDQLWHDLREEIADVGLEAMPT; from the coding sequence GTGACCGCACCCATCATCGAGGTTCGCGACGTTTACAAGGTCTTCGTGCCCCGCGGGGGACGCGAGCGGCGTGCGTTCGTCGCCCTGCGGGACGTGGCGCTGACGATCGAGGCCGGCCGGTTCGTCTCGTTCGTGGGCCCCTCGGGATGTGGCAAGAGTACCCTGCTCAACATGATCGCCGGCCTGGTACGCCCCACCGACGGGGAGGTGCGGTACCGGGGTGCGCCGGTGGACGGCGTCAACACCGACGTGGGCTACATCACCCAGGACGACAACCTGCTGCCCTGGCGGACGCTGCAAGAGAACGTGGAGCTGGCCCTGGAGTTCCGGGGCGTCCCGGCCCCCGAGCGCCGCCGGCGCGCGGCCCAGTACATCGCGCGAGTGGGCCTGGCGGGGTTCGAGCACCACTACCCCCACGAGCTCTCGGGCGGCATGCGCAAGCGGGCGGCGCTGATCCGCACGCTGATCTACGAGCCGTCGGTGGTGCTGATGGACGAGCCGTTCGGCCCCCTCGACGCCCAGACCCGGGTCATCATGCAGGACGAGCTGCTGCGGCTGTGGGAGGGATCGGGCAAGACCATCGTCTTCGTCACCCACGACCTGGTGGAGGCCATCGCGCTCTCCGACGAGATCGCGCTGTTCAGCCGCGCGCCGGGGACTATCAAGCGCGTCTACCGGGTGCCACTGCCGCGGCCCCGGGACGTCTTTCACATCCACGCCGCCCCGCACTTTCCGGCGTTCTACGACCAGCTGTGGCACGACCTGCGCGAGGAGATCGCAGACGTCGGACTGGAGGCGATGCCCACATGA
- a CDS encoding ABC transporter permease, which yields MSAVHTAAHPAAMRAEALRQRVEREEIRRQRQEQRRTTIGRLLFAGALLGAWELAAGRLLDEFFTSRPSAIAAAFWGMLTREQLLYHLQFTVAEALAGYAIGAAAGLACGFLLARLEAVYRIVEPFVVAFYGIPRIALAPLFILWFGIGIASKIAVAAVMVFFIVFINTIAGIRATPPQFLQIARVMGASEWDLMRKVVFPAATPFIIAALQITVPQAMIGAIVGEFISANRGVGHLINRAAGFLDTPGLFAGIVALLVIVLLMNQAITALGNHLMRWNPKHGTTRELP from the coding sequence ATGAGCGCGGTGCACACCGCGGCCCACCCGGCCGCCATGCGCGCCGAGGCACTACGCCAGCGGGTCGAGCGCGAGGAGATCCGCCGCCAGCGCCAGGAACAGCGGCGCACCACCATCGGCCGCCTGCTGTTCGCTGGTGCGCTCCTGGGGGCCTGGGAGCTGGCCGCGGGCCGGCTGCTCGACGAGTTCTTCACCAGCCGCCCCAGCGCCATCGCCGCCGCCTTCTGGGGCATGCTGACCCGCGAGCAGCTGCTTTACCACCTGCAGTTCACCGTCGCCGAGGCCCTGGCCGGGTACGCCATCGGCGCCGCCGCCGGGCTGGCCTGCGGGTTCCTGCTGGCGCGCCTGGAGGCCGTCTACCGCATCGTCGAGCCCTTCGTCGTGGCGTTCTATGGCATTCCCCGCATCGCGCTGGCGCCGCTGTTCATCCTGTGGTTCGGCATCGGCATCGCCTCCAAGATCGCCGTGGCCGCCGTCATGGTCTTCTTCATCGTCTTCATCAACACCATCGCCGGCATCCGGGCGACGCCGCCGCAGTTCCTGCAGATCGCCCGGGTCATGGGCGCCTCCGAGTGGGACCTGATGCGCAAGGTGGTCTTCCCGGCCGCCACGCCGTTCATCATCGCGGCGCTGCAGATCACCGTGCCCCAGGCCATGATCGGCGCCATCGTGGGCGAGTTCATCTCCGCCAACCGCGGCGTCGGCCACCTGATCAACCGGGCGGCCGGATTCCTCGATACGCCGGGGCTGTTCGCGGGGATCGTGGCGCTGCTGGTGATCGTGCTCCTCATGAACCAGGCCATCACGGCGCTGGGGAACCACCTGATGCGCTGGAATCCCAAGCACGGGACGACCCGGGAGCTGCCGTAG
- a CDS encoding ABC transporter substrate-binding protein produces MHRTTGRSLAVVAAVLLAAASVQAQAPRVKITEVHTGTLFMAPVYIAEAAGFMAEEGIDLELIEVESGALGIAALVAGQAQFFDADPFQAVQLRRQGKQILFVYNLTKRVTLDLVMHPEVARQRNVTRQTPLAQRLAALRGLRLGITRPGAATDVYMRYYLKRAGLDPDRDAQLLTIGGGAGLLAALRTRQIDAFHLSAPTPYVAERDGFGVVVIKASAGDVPELDNFLYTGVAVHNVYANRNADVVRRWVRAVTKANQLMRRDQAAAVQHLRKHFPRTDPAVLALALREMLPALSEDGSMSEQMMQKHIDFMYDTGQITYKPSAREGLLWTNRFIGK; encoded by the coding sequence ATGCACAGGACGACAGGGCGCTCCCTGGCGGTGGTTGCCGCAGTACTCCTCGCCGCTGCCAGCGTCCAGGCCCAGGCACCGCGGGTGAAGATCACCGAGGTGCACACCGGCACGCTGTTCATGGCCCCGGTCTACATCGCCGAGGCCGCGGGCTTCATGGCCGAGGAAGGCATCGACCTGGAGCTCATCGAGGTGGAGAGCGGCGCGCTCGGCATCGCGGCCCTGGTCGCGGGCCAGGCTCAGTTCTTCGACGCCGACCCGTTCCAGGCGGTCCAGCTGCGCCGTCAGGGCAAGCAGATCCTCTTCGTCTACAACCTGACCAAGCGGGTGACGCTGGACCTGGTGATGCACCCCGAGGTGGCCCGCCAGCGCAACGTCACCCGGCAGACCCCGCTGGCCCAGCGGCTGGCGGCGCTGCGCGGGCTGCGGCTGGGCATCACGCGCCCCGGCGCGGCCACCGACGTCTACATGCGCTACTACCTCAAGCGCGCGGGACTGGATCCCGACCGCGACGCGCAGCTGCTGACCATCGGCGGCGGGGCGGGCCTGCTGGCCGCCCTGCGCACCCGCCAGATCGATGCCTTCCACCTGTCGGCGCCCACACCGTACGTCGCCGAGCGCGATGGGTTCGGCGTGGTCGTCATCAAGGCCTCGGCGGGCGACGTGCCCGAGCTCGACAACTTCCTCTACACGGGCGTGGCCGTCCACAACGTCTACGCCAACAGGAACGCCGACGTCGTGCGCCGGTGGGTGCGCGCGGTCACGAAGGCCAACCAGCTGATGCGCCGTGACCAGGCCGCCGCGGTCCAGCACCTGCGCAAGCACTTCCCGCGCACCGACCCGGCAGTGCTGGCCCTGGCGCTGCGGGAGATGCTGCCGGCGCTGTCCGAGGACGGTTCGATGAGCGAGCAGATGATGCAGAAGCACATCGACTTCATGTACGACACGGGCCAGATCACCTACAAGCCCTCGGCCCGGGAGGGACTGTTGTGGACGAACCGGTTCATCGGCAAGTGA